A stretch of Patescibacteria group bacterium DNA encodes these proteins:
- a CDS encoding site-2 protease family protein: MILTIIVFLVILSILVLVHETGHFLVGKWAGVGVEEFALGLPFTKPILSKKLKDGMKISLYPLLFGGFVKLLGEENEKERVSGIKGKYFYQINVWPRIAVVLAGVTMNVFLALAAFYFFLVLSGFKVLIPKLADYNFRSPNQTLVVATFVASGSPADKAGLLPSDVLLSADGQNFTKIPEFQSYIKAHAGSEVKLNVTDSTLSTNKTVTVVPRVNPPAGQGALGIGIGEAVELNYATPQQKVLSGLSYAVDMFVYNFKVIGSLATAAFKTKNVEPLAESVSGPVGIASAVGSILDLGGSTAVVQLVNLLGLLSLSLAFMNVLPFPALDGGRFAFLFVEAVSGKKLPAKYENLINQIGMGILFIFIILVSFSDISKLFLSR, from the coding sequence ATGATTTTAACGATTATTGTTTTTCTGGTTATTCTCTCTATTCTGGTTCTCGTTCATGAAACGGGCCATTTTCTAGTGGGGAAATGGGCCGGAGTAGGGGTGGAGGAGTTTGCTTTGGGGTTGCCTTTTACGAAGCCTATACTGAGTAAAAAGTTGAAAGACGGGATGAAAATTTCGTTATACCCGTTGCTGTTTGGCGGTTTCGTCAAACTACTCGGTGAAGAAAATGAAAAAGAGCGCGTTTCCGGGATTAAGGGAAAATATTTTTATCAAATTAATGTCTGGCCGCGAATTGCCGTGGTCTTGGCCGGAGTAACCATGAATGTATTTTTGGCCCTGGCGGCCTTTTATTTTTTCCTGGTCCTATCCGGATTCAAAGTCTTAATTCCAAAACTCGCAGACTATAATTTCCGCAGCCCGAATCAGACGCTGGTAGTGGCCACTTTTGTGGCCAGCGGCAGTCCGGCAGATAAAGCGGGACTGCTGCCCAGCGATGTCCTGCTTTCGGCTGACGGGCAAAACTTCACGAAAATACCGGAGTTTCAATCCTATATTAAAGCCCATGCCGGATCAGAGGTAAAACTAAATGTTACAGATAGCACGTTGTCTACCAATAAAACCGTCACTGTTGTTCCCCGGGTAAACCCGCCGGCCGGGCAGGGGGCGCTGGGAATCGGTATTGGTGAAGCGGTCGAACTTAACTATGCCACGCCCCAACAGAAAGTCTTGTCCGGCTTAAGCTATGCCGTGGACATGTTTGTTTATAACTTCAAAGTGATCGGCAGTTTGGCTACGGCCGCTTTCAAAACCAAAAATGTCGAGCCGCTCGCGGAATCGGTTTCCGGGCCTGTAGGGATTGCTTCGGCAGTGGGAAGTATTTTGGACCTTGGTGGCAGTACCGCGGTAGTGCAATTAGTAAATCTGCTGGGATTATTGTCGCTCTCTCTGGCTTTCATGAATGTTTTGCCGTTTCCAGCCCTCGATGGCGGCCGGTTCGCTTTTCTGTTCGTGGAAGCGGTCAGCGGTAAAAAACTCCCCGCGAAATATGAGAATCTGATCAATCAAATTGGCATGGGAATCCTGTTTATTTTTATTATCCTCGTCTCTTTCAGCGATATCTCCAAACTCTTCCTTTCCCGCTAG
- a CDS encoding His/Gly/Thr/Pro-type tRNA ligase C-terminal domain-containing protein encodes MRQSQLFPKTIKQAPAGAVAENHKLLVRAGFIDQLMAGSWTLLPLGWRVVNKINNIIREEMNATGAQEVLMPLMHPKEIWEETGRWNSASEIMYKLKDVREKDLALAFTHEEIVLDLVRKHLDSYTDLPIKIYHFSTKFRNEPRATGGILRGREFMMKDLYSLHASEEDFWKYYEEVKEAYLKIFSRLGLNAIVTEASGGVFTDRHTHEFQVEAVSGEDTVYVDKSGKGVNKEIFDGVEAEYKKITAIEVGNIFAFGTYYSEKMGVYFTDKNGQKRPVWFGSYGIGPTRVMGTIVEIFHDDKGIVWPESVAPYKYHLIGLNGKGEDIYKKLLDAGAEVLFDDRDVSAGEKFADADLIGIPYRLVVSDKTGDKIEVKNRKTGEIELLKFDDLIK; translated from the coding sequence ATGCGGCAAAGTCAATTGTTTCCAAAAACCATAAAACAAGCGCCGGCAGGGGCGGTGGCGGAAAATCACAAACTACTTGTTAGAGCGGGTTTTATTGATCAACTCATGGCCGGGTCGTGGACTCTTTTACCTCTAGGTTGGAGAGTAGTTAACAAAATTAACAACATTATCCGTGAAGAAATGAACGCCACCGGGGCGCAGGAAGTCCTCATGCCTCTCATGCATCCAAAGGAAATCTGGGAAGAAACGGGGCGGTGGAACAGTGCTTCGGAAATAATGTATAAACTCAAAGATGTCCGGGAAAAAGATCTGGCGCTGGCTTTTACCCATGAAGAAATTGTTTTGGACCTAGTCCGTAAACATTTGGATTCGTATACCGACTTGCCGATTAAAATCTACCACTTCTCAACGAAATTCCGCAATGAACCCCGGGCCACCGGCGGAATTTTGCGCGGCCGGGAATTTATGATGAAAGATCTTTACAGTTTGCATGCCAGCGAAGAAGACTTCTGGAAATATTACGAAGAGGTCAAAGAAGCTTATCTCAAAATTTTTTCCCGGCTGGGATTAAACGCCATTGTGACTGAAGCTTCCGGCGGAGTTTTCACCGACAGACACACTCACGAATTTCAGGTGGAAGCGGTTTCCGGCGAAGACACAGTTTATGTGGACAAATCCGGCAAAGGCGTTAATAAGGAAATTTTTGATGGGGTGGAAGCGGAATACAAAAAAATCACCGCTATTGAGGTAGGCAATATTTTTGCTTTTGGGACCTATTACAGCGAGAAGATGGGCGTGTATTTTACGGACAAGAACGGTCAAAAGCGACCGGTGTGGTTTGGTTCGTACGGCATCGGGCCAACCCGGGTGATGGGGACGATTGTCGAGATTTTCCATGACGACAAAGGCATTGTCTGGCCGGAAAGCGTTGCGCCCTACAAGTATCACCTGATTGGCCTCAATGGTAAAGGTGAGGATATATACAAAAAACTTCTTGACGCCGGAGCGGAAGTACTGTTTGATGACCGGGATGTTTCTGCCGGAGAAAAGTTTGCCGACGCGGACTTAATCGGGATCCCATACCGGCTGGTCGTTTCGGATAAAACCGGAGATAAAATTGAGGTTAAGAACAGAAAAACCGGAGAGATCGAATTGCTAAAATTTGATGATCTTATAAAATGA